In a genomic window of Nodosilinea sp. E11:
- the malQ gene encoding 4-alpha-glucanotransferase → MSFQRASGVLLHPTSLPSRFGIGDLGQAAYAFVDFLAKSGQTLWQVLPLGPTGYEHSPYIMNFSTFAGNPLLIDLEQLAKEGWLEASDLTPLNDGNPEQVDFEQVIAHKTQFLKRAHERFFAAPQAEPQAKFARFCQEQASWLDDFVLFMALLEANDGKSWNFWEPAIARREPEALQAQRDRLNAQIQYHQFVQFKFFEQWQRLRHYANEKNIKIVGDISIYVCHNSSDVWADPELFKLDANTFEPAFIAGVPPDYFSATGQLWGNPVYNWEQAEKTGFAWWIKRFQVTLQYVDIVRVDHFRGFEAYWQVPAGEETAINGEWIAAPGETFFKALEQALGTLPIMAEDLGIITPEVDALRQQFDFPGMRILMFAFGDDPNNAYLPHNYTSNTVVYPGTHDNDTAIGWWQQASDTEKQFLARYFGYDSPAEITDINWLLIRAALASVADLAVIPLQDLLDLDGRSRMNDPSRNDGNWRWRYRSSDLLTQALSDRLRELTQLYSR, encoded by the coding sequence ATGAGCTTTCAACGTGCCAGCGGCGTTTTGCTGCATCCCACTTCTTTACCCAGCCGCTTTGGCATTGGCGATCTGGGGCAGGCTGCCTACGCCTTTGTCGATTTTTTGGCCAAGAGTGGTCAAACGCTGTGGCAGGTTTTGCCCCTCGGCCCCACTGGCTACGAGCATTCGCCCTACATCATGAATTTCAGCACCTTTGCCGGCAACCCGCTGCTGATCGATCTAGAGCAGTTGGCAAAGGAAGGCTGGCTTGAGGCCAGTGACCTTACCCCCTTGAACGATGGGAACCCCGAGCAGGTCGATTTTGAGCAAGTCATTGCTCACAAAACCCAGTTCCTTAAGCGGGCTCACGAACGATTTTTTGCCGCGCCTCAGGCCGAACCCCAGGCTAAATTTGCCCGGTTTTGTCAAGAGCAGGCCTCATGGCTCGACGACTTTGTGCTGTTTATGGCCCTGCTGGAGGCTAACGACGGCAAAAGCTGGAATTTTTGGGAACCGGCGATCGCCCGCCGCGAGCCAGAGGCTCTGCAAGCTCAGCGCGATCGGCTAAATGCTCAGATTCAGTATCACCAATTTGTCCAGTTCAAATTTTTTGAGCAGTGGCAGCGACTGCGTCACTATGCCAACGAGAAAAACATCAAAATTGTTGGCGATATTTCTATCTATGTATGCCACAACAGCTCAGACGTGTGGGCCGACCCAGAATTGTTTAAGCTCGATGCCAACACCTTTGAGCCGGCCTTTATTGCTGGGGTGCCGCCCGATTACTTTAGCGCCACGGGCCAGCTGTGGGGTAACCCGGTTTACAACTGGGAACAGGCCGAAAAAACGGGCTTTGCCTGGTGGATTAAGCGCTTTCAGGTGACCTTGCAGTACGTCGATATTGTGCGGGTTGACCACTTTCGAGGCTTTGAGGCCTACTGGCAGGTGCCAGCGGGAGAAGAGACCGCCATCAATGGCGAATGGATTGCTGCCCCTGGTGAAACGTTCTTTAAGGCGCTCGAACAAGCGCTGGGAACGCTGCCGATTATGGCCGAAGATCTAGGAATTATTACCCCCGAAGTGGACGCTTTGCGCCAGCAGTTCGACTTTCCAGGCATGCGAATTTTGATGTTTGCCTTTGGCGACGACCCCAACAACGCCTATCTACCCCACAACTACACGAGCAACACCGTGGTTTACCCCGGCACCCACGACAACGACACGGCTATTGGCTGGTGGCAGCAGGCCAGCGATACCGAGAAACAATTTTTGGCCCGTTATTTTGGCTACGACTCGCCAGCAGAAATCACCGATATCAACTGGCTGCTGATTCGGGCAGCGCTGGCCTCAGTAGCCGATCTGGCGGTAATTCCGCTGCAAGATCTCTTAGATTTAGACGGGCGATCGCGCATGAACGACCCCAGCCGCAATGATGGCAACTGGCGCTGGCGCTATCGCAGTTCTGACCTACTCACCCAGGCCCTGAGCGATCGCCTGCGCGAGCTCACCCAACTCTATAGCCGGTAA
- a CDS encoding photosystem II manganese-stabilizing polypeptide, whose amino-acid sequence MRYRALLVAFLAICLSVLTACSEAPSATSSVPLTYDQIRNTGLANKCPQLSEMTRGSIALEDGKTYQLVGMCIEPTAYFVKEEASKRQEASYVPGKVLTRYTSSLDQVRGDLSLNSDGSLLFSETGGMDFQAITVQLPGGQQEPFLFTVKGLQATSQPGQNALTTSTDFEGDYKVPSYRTSNFLDPKGRGLATGYDTAVALPGSGDSEEYAKENMKAFDIGQGHISLRVSKIDGVTGEIGGTFEAEQPSDTDMGTAEPVDIKVQGVFYARLEEA is encoded by the coding sequence ATGAGGTATCGCGCCCTCTTAGTTGCGTTCTTGGCCATCTGCCTGAGTGTACTGACAGCCTGTAGCGAAGCGCCCAGTGCCACCAGTAGTGTGCCTTTGACCTACGACCAGATTCGAAACACTGGTCTGGCCAACAAATGTCCCCAGCTTTCTGAAATGACTCGGGGCAGCATTGCCCTAGAAGATGGCAAGACCTATCAGCTGGTAGGTATGTGCATCGAACCTACGGCTTACTTCGTCAAAGAAGAAGCCTCTAAGCGCCAAGAGGCCAGCTATGTGCCTGGTAAGGTGCTAACCCGTTACACCTCCAGCCTAGATCAGGTGCGCGGCGACTTGTCCCTCAACTCCGATGGTAGCCTGCTCTTCTCTGAGACCGGCGGCATGGATTTTCAGGCTATCACCGTACAGCTGCCCGGTGGCCAGCAGGAGCCTTTCCTGTTTACGGTCAAGGGCTTGCAGGCGACTTCTCAGCCAGGGCAAAACGCTCTGACCACCTCCACCGACTTTGAGGGAGACTACAAGGTACCGTCCTACCGGACCTCTAACTTCCTTGACCCCAAAGGTCGCGGTTTGGCCACCGGCTACGATACGGCTGTGGCTCTGCCCGGCAGTGGCGATAGCGAAGAGTACGCCAAGGAAAACATGAAAGCGTTTGACATTGGCCAAGGCCATATCTCGTTGCGCGTGTCTAAAATCGATGGCGTTACCGGTGAGATTGGCGGCACCTTTGAAGCTGAGCAGCCTTCTGACACCGACATGGGTACTGCTGAGCCAGTCGATATCAAGGTGCAGGGCGTGTTCTACGCTCGCCTTGAAGAAGCCTAA
- a CDS encoding family 10 glycosylhydrolase: MTLGVVPLGSMGQAIALNAYCQVTQEAAQTKENLRKAALTGDAAAQQQYEAMVRQHTEALRQCRSRNWPQRQAVWVRLYPCDLQPGILDALFDRIVNLGYNEVYVEVFYGGQVLLPQADNPTVWPSVVRTAGYERRDLFAEALAKGRQRGMRVDAWLFALNFGYSYGLRTDREQVLALNGRGQTTYSFAKSGASSNPDEVFVDPYHPQAQADYSRLLGAVTRRQPDGVLFDYVRYPRGVGPNSVADSVDDLWIYGQASRDALFRRAFNQQGLELIRRYISRGHLVDRDIQEVRDLFPNEPEPLWQSRTPAPALQNGQAPPSPASLRPRLQAELWQLSVAHAVQGVIDFVKVAGEQVQRAGIQSGAVFFPEGNQTVGTGGYDSRLQYWERFPTWMTWHPMAYAVCGNTGCILDGVRRVQSMVPAGTSPTVTPALAGIWGQATYNRPALETQMEALRRSNPEITSVSHFAYSWQDPEFDRVRKFCSL, translated from the coding sequence ATGACTTTAGGGGTAGTGCCACTGGGGAGCATGGGGCAGGCGATCGCCCTCAATGCCTACTGTCAGGTCACCCAAGAGGCGGCCCAAACTAAAGAAAACCTGCGCAAGGCCGCCCTCACGGGTGATGCGGCAGCTCAACAGCAGTATGAGGCGATGGTGCGTCAGCACACCGAAGCTCTGCGCCAGTGCCGCAGCCGCAACTGGCCTCAGCGGCAGGCGGTGTGGGTGCGCCTGTATCCCTGTGATTTGCAACCGGGTATTTTAGATGCCCTCTTCGATCGCATCGTCAACCTGGGCTACAACGAAGTCTATGTCGAAGTATTCTACGGTGGCCAAGTGCTGCTGCCCCAGGCCGACAACCCGACGGTGTGGCCCTCCGTCGTACGAACCGCCGGTTATGAGCGCCGCGACCTGTTTGCTGAAGCCTTAGCCAAGGGCCGCCAGCGAGGCATGCGGGTCGATGCCTGGCTGTTTGCGCTCAACTTTGGCTATTCCTACGGGTTAAGAACCGATCGCGAGCAGGTGCTGGCTCTCAACGGGCGCGGCCAGACCACCTATAGCTTCGCCAAGTCGGGCGCTTCTAGCAACCCTGACGAGGTGTTTGTCGACCCCTATCACCCCCAGGCCCAGGCCGACTATAGCCGCCTGCTCGGGGCTGTGACGCGGCGGCAGCCCGATGGGGTGCTGTTTGACTATGTCCGCTACCCCCGTGGGGTGGGGCCAAACTCGGTGGCCGATAGCGTTGATGACCTGTGGATCTACGGCCAGGCCTCTCGCGATGCCCTATTTCGCCGAGCGTTTAACCAGCAGGGGCTGGAGCTGATCCGCCGCTACATTAGCCGTGGGCACCTAGTCGACCGCGACATTCAAGAGGTGCGCGATCTCTTTCCCAACGAACCCGAGCCTCTGTGGCAGAGCCGCACCCCCGCGCCGGCCTTGCAAAACGGACAGGCTCCACCCTCTCCTGCCAGTCTGCGCCCCCGACTGCAGGCCGAGCTGTGGCAGCTGAGTGTGGCCCATGCCGTGCAGGGAGTGATTGATTTTGTCAAGGTAGCTGGCGAACAGGTACAGCGTGCTGGTATTCAGTCGGGGGCGGTATTTTTCCCAGAGGGCAACCAGACCGTGGGCACTGGCGGCTACGACTCGCGCCTGCAATACTGGGAGCGCTTCCCCACCTGGATGACCTGGCACCCCATGGCCTACGCCGTGTGTGGCAATACGGGCTGTATTTTAGACGGGGTGCGCCGAGTGCAGAGCATGGTTCCGGCTGGCACGTCGCCCACGGTGACCCCAGCGTTGGCGGGCATTTGGGGCCAGGCGACTTACAATCGCCCTGCCCTAGAAACCCAGATGGAAGCGCTGCGGCGCTCCAACCCGGAAATCACCTCAGTTAGCCACTTTGCCTACTCCTGGCAAGACCCCGAGTTTGACCGAGTGAGAAAGTTCTGCTCGCTATAA
- a CDS encoding Uma2 family endonuclease: protein MVQALSQPYMSFQEFLTWLPETGRYELHDGVVAEMQPTGAHVREASPQEKQVVGLLNRKFNVLLDQENLDYFIPNTVLVQPLGYQSGYKPDVLLVDTAALAQEPLWKRESVITSASSIKLLVEVVSTNWPDDYARKYEDYEAMGICEYWIVDHLGLGGRRYIGNPKQPTITICHWVNGVYETQLFRQGDNLVLPGFPNLRLTTDQVFAAGQ from the coding sequence ATGGTTCAGGCGCTATCTCAGCCGTACATGAGCTTTCAGGAGTTTTTGACCTGGCTGCCAGAAACCGGGCGCTACGAGCTGCACGATGGAGTTGTGGCAGAAATGCAGCCAACCGGGGCACATGTTCGCGAAGCGTCTCCGCAGGAGAAACAGGTGGTAGGACTCTTGAACCGCAAGTTTAATGTTCTCCTAGACCAAGAAAACCTTGACTATTTCATCCCCAACACGGTGCTGGTTCAGCCCTTAGGGTACCAAAGCGGCTATAAACCGGATGTGCTGCTGGTGGATACCGCCGCCCTGGCCCAAGAACCACTTTGGAAACGAGAATCGGTGATTACCTCAGCCAGTTCGATCAAGCTTTTAGTGGAAGTTGTCTCCACCAACTGGCCCGATGACTACGCCCGCAAGTATGAAGACTACGAGGCCATGGGCATCTGCGAATATTGGATTGTAGACCACCTGGGCCTGGGCGGGCGACGTTATATCGGCAATCCTAAGCAGCCGACGATTACCATTTGCCACTGGGTTAATGGCGTCTACGAAACCCAGCTTTTTCGGCAAGGAGACAATCTAGTTTTGCCAGGGTTTCCCAACTTGCGGCTGACGACCGATCAGGTTTTTGCGGCTGGGCAGTAA
- a CDS encoding ribulose bisphosphate carboxylase small subunit: MKTLPKERRFETMSYLPPLSDAQIERQIAYILKQGYFPAVEFDEESNPETYYWTMWKLPLFNATSTQEVLAEVQACRSEYSNCYIRVVGFDNVKQCQIASFIVHKPGATSSGYRY, translated from the coding sequence ATGAAAACTCTGCCTAAAGAGCGTCGTTTTGAAACGATGTCCTACCTGCCCCCCCTGAGCGATGCTCAGATCGAGCGGCAAATCGCCTACATTCTCAAACAGGGCTATTTCCCTGCCGTTGAGTTTGACGAAGAGTCGAACCCCGAGACCTACTACTGGACCATGTGGAAGCTGCCTCTATTCAACGCCACCTCAACTCAAGAGGTGCTGGCTGAGGTGCAGGCCTGCCGCTCTGAGTACTCCAACTGCTACATTCGCGTAGTGGGCTTTGACAACGTCAAGCAGTGCCAGATCGCTAGCTTTATCGTGCACAAGCCCGGCGCTACCAGCAGCGGCTACCGCTACTAA
- a CDS encoding form I ribulose bisphosphate carboxylase large subunit: MSYSQTTTQSKAGYSAGVKDYKLTYYTPDYTPKDTDILAAFRMTPQPGVPPEECAAAVAAESSTGTWTTVWTDLLTDMDRYKGRCYDIEPVPGEDNQYICYVAYPLDLFEEGSVTNLLTSLVGNVFGFKALRALRLEDLRIPVAYLKTFQGPPHGIQVERDRLNKYGRPLLGCTIKPKLGLSAKNYGRAVYECLRGGLDFTKDDENINSQPFQRWRDRFLFVADAIHKSQAETGEIKGHYLNVTAATCEEMIKRAEYAKELGMPIIMHDFLTGGFTANTSLAHWCRDNGVLLHIHRAMHAVIDRQKNHGIHFRVLAKCLRMSGGDHIHTGTVVGKLEGDRAGTLGFVDLLRENYIEQDKSRGIYFTQDWASMGGVMAVASGGIHVWHMPALVEIFGDDSVLQFGGGTLGHPWGNAPGAAANRVALEACVQARNEGRDLAREGGDIIREACKWSPELAAACELWKEIKFEFDTVDTI, from the coding sequence ATGTCTTACTCTCAGACAACGACTCAATCAAAAGCTGGATATAGCGCCGGGGTTAAGGACTACAAACTGACCTATTACACTCCGGACTACACACCTAAAGATACGGACATTCTGGCCGCGTTCCGGATGACCCCTCAGCCTGGTGTGCCGCCCGAAGAGTGCGCCGCTGCTGTGGCCGCTGAATCGTCTACCGGTACCTGGACCACGGTGTGGACCGACCTCTTGACCGACATGGACCGGTACAAGGGTCGTTGCTACGACATCGAGCCCGTACCCGGCGAAGATAACCAGTACATCTGCTATGTGGCCTATCCCCTCGACCTGTTCGAGGAAGGCTCCGTGACCAACCTGCTGACCTCCTTGGTGGGCAACGTGTTTGGTTTCAAGGCGCTGCGTGCCCTGCGTCTCGAAGACCTGCGCATTCCCGTGGCCTACCTTAAGACCTTCCAAGGTCCTCCCCACGGTATCCAGGTTGAGCGCGATCGCCTTAACAAGTACGGTCGTCCCCTGCTGGGCTGTACCATTAAGCCCAAGCTCGGTCTGTCGGCGAAGAACTACGGCCGCGCCGTGTACGAGTGCCTGCGCGGTGGTCTCGACTTCACCAAAGACGACGAGAACATCAACTCTCAGCCCTTCCAGCGCTGGCGCGATCGCTTCCTGTTTGTCGCCGACGCTATCCACAAGTCTCAGGCTGAAACCGGCGAGATCAAGGGTCACTACCTGAACGTCACCGCCGCCACCTGCGAAGAGATGATCAAGCGGGCTGAGTACGCCAAAGAGCTGGGCATGCCCATCATCATGCACGACTTCTTGACTGGGGGCTTTACCGCCAACACCAGCTTGGCTCACTGGTGCCGCGACAACGGTGTGCTGCTGCACATTCACCGCGCCATGCACGCGGTGATCGACCGTCAGAAAAACCACGGTATCCACTTCCGCGTGCTGGCCAAGTGCCTGCGCATGTCTGGTGGTGACCACATCCACACCGGTACCGTTGTGGGCAAACTGGAAGGCGATCGCGCCGGTACTCTGGGCTTTGTTGACCTGCTGCGCGAAAACTACATCGAGCAAGACAAGTCTCGCGGTATCTACTTCACCCAAGATTGGGCCTCCATGGGCGGCGTCATGGCCGTAGCCTCCGGTGGTATCCACGTGTGGCACATGCCCGCACTGGTCGAAATCTTCGGCGACGACTCTGTGCTTCAGTTTGGTGGTGGTACTCTGGGTCACCCCTGGGGTAACGCGCCGGGTGCCGCCGCTAACCGCGTGGCTCTCGAAGCTTGCGTTCAGGCCCGTAACGAAGGCCGTGACCTGGCCCGTGAAGGTGGCGACATCATCCGCGAAGCTTGCAAGTGGTCGCCCGAACTGGCTGCTGCCTGCGAACTGTGGAAGGAAATCAAGTTCGAGTTCGACACCGTCGACACCATCTAA
- a CDS encoding antibiotic biosynthesis monooxygenase produces the protein MEETQSPAGPVTLVISEVIDPSQAATYEAWTKGINREARQFDGFLGVDIIRPRDHDYPEYVVIVKFDTYEHLRRWIRSPTYRAWMAQSHGLIAARSQQHLPSGLEIWFTLPNSHTDLRSPLSSPPYYKQVILGVLAVYPLILLANGLLGSLLGGLHPLVSLFISVIFVSALLTYPVMPWLSKGLEFWLYPKARRP, from the coding sequence ATGGAAGAGACACAGTCGCCCGCTGGCCCCGTTACTCTGGTAATTTCAGAGGTGATTGATCCCAGCCAAGCGGCTACCTACGAAGCCTGGACCAAAGGCATCAACCGCGAGGCCCGACAGTTTGACGGGTTTTTGGGAGTTGATATCATTCGGCCTCGCGACCACGACTATCCAGAGTATGTGGTGATCGTCAAGTTCGACACCTATGAGCACTTGCGCCGTTGGATTAGATCACCCACCTACCGAGCCTGGATGGCTCAGTCGCACGGGCTGATTGCGGCGCGATCGCAACAGCACCTGCCCAGCGGCCTTGAGATTTGGTTCACGCTACCCAACAGCCATACCGATTTGCGATCGCCTCTGTCATCACCGCCTTACTACAAACAGGTGATCTTGGGAGTATTGGCAGTCTACCCTCTAATTTTGCTGGCCAATGGGCTGCTAGGCTCCCTGTTGGGAGGGCTACATCCCCTGGTGAGCTTGTTTATTTCGGTGATTTTTGTGTCGGCTTTGCTGACGTACCCCGTCATGCCTTGGCTAAGCAAGGGGCTAGAATTTTGGCTCTACCCCAAGGCAAGGCGACCCTAG
- the treS gene encoding maltose alpha-D-glucosyltransferase, translating into MAGRVILKNDPLWFKNAIIYEVPVRAFADSNSDGIGDFRGLTGKLDYLQDLGVTAIWLLPFFPSPLRDDGYDIADYMDVNPIYGTLDDFKELLTAAHQRGIRVIIELIVNHTSDQHPWFQRARRSPKGSPERDFYVWSDTYEKYQEARIIFQDFETSNWTWDSVANAYFWHRFYSHQPDLNYDNPAVQQAVFDVLDFWLEMGVDGLRMDAVPYLYEREGTNCENLPETHAFLKRLRKHVDEKFPNRMLLAEANQWPEDAAAYYGDGDECHMNFHFPLMPRLFMALRMEDSFPIADILQQTPAIPDNCQWGLFLRNHDELTLEMVTDEDRDFMYRVYAQDPEMRVNLGIRRRLAPLLGNDRRQIELLNSLLLSLPGTPVLYYGDEIGMGDNVYVGDRNGVRTPMQWSFDRNAGFSNASPQRLYLPLIVDAEYHYATVNVEAQRANPSSLLNATKRLIAVRNHFPALGLGDFQILHPDNRKVLAFTRTYEDEHILVVANLSRFVQTVELELSALKGWVPVEIFGRTEFPPIDEEPYFLSIGAYAVYWFMLKPQTVSVAAAQPQADLPTLALDGALSEAFTTSQLTQRRSFVQSLENLLPLYLTRHRWFGGRTRTVQTTRLIEAIAIPYGDRQAQMVELHVDYIEGNPHTYVMFLAVAEGERALHLLSEAPQSVVARLKQVNSDGVAVLFDAIADKAFLSTLLAGMAQNRVFQNAAGTLAASTTALFSELISSDTADSLNYGSNGDLPLEPSLLRGSHNNMSIAYAQPGSVAAENRLILKLFQKVEEGQHPDIEVRRFLDQHQKFANVPSIAGTLTYHRASAEPITIGLLQEFIPDTRIAWDYTLDHLRDYFDLVVMDQSNIAEAPMPSGSPVALKPAEASPDGDTLTEAFFPIPSCPLPSVPSQIPACKAINSYLANMQLLGQRTAEFHIALAVDVDTPSFAPEPFTSLYQRSIYQHSRNLTGQVFLLLKNRLGAFPPETRSLATAVLDQQEACLQRFQLVLNQKITARRIRCHGDYHLGQVLYTGKDFFIIDLEGDPARSLNERRMKRSPLRDVAGMLQSFYYALHTALDSEMEAGMSQPEQRQQMQQWAEFWYRWVSTTFIQAYLFTATRDSFLPQSQQELEVLLNNYMIERAIHDLGRKLNNQSSKVTIPLRRILQLLEENAPSD; encoded by the coding sequence ATGGCTGGACGAGTGATTTTGAAGAATGATCCCCTGTGGTTTAAGAATGCCATCATCTACGAAGTGCCAGTGCGGGCCTTTGCCGACAGCAACAGCGATGGCATTGGCGACTTCCGTGGGCTCACCGGCAAACTGGATTATCTTCAAGACCTTGGGGTAACGGCGATTTGGCTGCTGCCCTTTTTTCCGTCACCCCTGCGCGACGATGGCTACGACATTGCCGACTATATGGATGTCAACCCCATCTATGGAACATTAGACGACTTCAAAGAGCTGCTGACTGCGGCCCACCAGCGGGGAATTCGCGTCATCATCGAGCTGATTGTCAACCACACATCCGATCAGCACCCCTGGTTTCAACGCGCCCGGCGATCGCCCAAGGGCAGTCCCGAGCGCGATTTTTATGTCTGGAGCGACACCTACGAAAAATACCAGGAAGCTCGGATCATTTTCCAAGATTTTGAAACCTCCAACTGGACCTGGGATTCGGTAGCCAATGCCTACTTTTGGCACCGCTTTTACTCTCACCAGCCCGATTTAAACTACGACAATCCGGCGGTGCAGCAGGCGGTGTTTGACGTTCTAGACTTTTGGCTGGAGATGGGGGTCGATGGCCTGCGCATGGATGCCGTGCCCTACCTGTATGAGCGCGAGGGCACCAACTGCGAAAACTTGCCCGAAACCCACGCATTTCTAAAACGGCTGCGCAAGCATGTAGACGAAAAGTTTCCCAACCGCATGCTGCTGGCCGAGGCCAACCAGTGGCCCGAGGATGCCGCCGCCTACTACGGTGATGGCGACGAATGCCACATGAATTTTCACTTTCCCCTCATGCCCCGGCTGTTCATGGCCCTGCGCATGGAGGATAGCTTTCCGATCGCAGACATCTTGCAGCAAACCCCAGCAATTCCTGACAACTGCCAGTGGGGTCTGTTTTTGCGCAACCACGACGAGCTAACGCTAGAAATGGTCACCGATGAAGACCGCGATTTTATGTATCGGGTCTATGCCCAAGACCCCGAAATGCGGGTGAACTTGGGCATTCGGCGGCGGTTAGCGCCACTGCTGGGCAACGATCGCCGCCAGATTGAGCTGCTCAACAGTCTGCTGCTGTCGCTGCCCGGCACCCCTGTGCTCTACTACGGCGACGAAATCGGCATGGGCGACAACGTCTACGTGGGCGATCGCAATGGGGTGCGCACCCCCATGCAATGGAGCTTTGACCGCAATGCGGGCTTTAGCAACGCCAGCCCCCAGCGGCTCTACTTGCCTTTAATTGTCGATGCCGAATACCACTACGCCACGGTCAACGTTGAGGCCCAGCGGGCCAACCCCAGCTCACTGCTCAACGCTACCAAGCGGTTGATTGCCGTACGCAACCATTTCCCGGCCCTGGGCCTGGGCGACTTTCAAATTTTGCATCCCGACAATCGTAAGGTACTGGCCTTTACCCGGACCTACGAAGACGAGCACATTCTGGTGGTCGCCAACTTGTCGCGCTTTGTGCAGACCGTCGAGCTAGAGCTATCGGCGCTGAAGGGCTGGGTGCCGGTAGAAATTTTTGGTCGCACCGAGTTTCCGCCCATTGACGAGGAGCCCTACTTCCTCAGCATTGGAGCCTACGCGGTGTATTGGTTTATGCTGAAGCCGCAGACGGTGTCGGTCGCAGCAGCGCAACCCCAAGCCGATCTGCCTACCCTGGCCCTCGATGGGGCCTTGTCTGAGGCCTTTACGACCTCGCAGCTGACCCAGCGGCGCAGTTTTGTGCAGAGTCTAGAGAACCTGCTTCCCCTTTACCTAACTCGCCACCGCTGGTTTGGCGGCAGAACGCGAACGGTGCAAACCACTCGCCTAATTGAGGCGATCGCCATTCCCTACGGTGATAGGCAGGCCCAGATGGTGGAACTGCACGTCGATTACATTGAGGGCAACCCGCATACCTATGTGATGTTCTTGGCGGTAGCCGAGGGTGAGCGGGCGCTGCACCTGCTGTCTGAAGCGCCGCAGTCGGTGGTGGCCCGGCTCAAGCAGGTGAATAGCGACGGGGTAGCGGTACTGTTTGATGCGATCGCCGACAAAGCCTTCCTCAGCACTCTGCTAGCGGGCATGGCCCAAAACCGAGTTTTCCAGAATGCCGCTGGCACTCTGGCAGCCAGCACTACGGCCCTATTTAGCGAGCTGATCAGCAGTGACACTGCCGACTCGCTCAACTACGGGAGCAACGGCGATCTGCCGCTTGAGCCGTCGTTGCTGCGCGGGTCCCACAACAACATGTCGATCGCCTACGCCCAACCCGGCAGTGTCGCCGCTGAAAACCGCTTAATTCTCAAGCTGTTTCAAAAAGTCGAGGAAGGCCAGCATCCTGACATTGAAGTGCGTCGCTTTTTAGATCAGCACCAAAAATTTGCCAATGTGCCTTCGATCGCAGGCACACTGACCTACCATCGTGCCTCGGCAGAACCGATTACCATTGGCCTGCTGCAAGAGTTTATTCCCGATACCCGCATTGCCTGGGACTACACCCTCGACCATTTGCGCGACTACTTCGACCTCGTCGTGATGGACCAGTCGAACATTGCCGAAGCGCCCATGCCCAGTGGTTCACCCGTCGCGCTCAAGCCAGCCGAGGCCAGCCCCGACGGCGATACTCTGACCGAGGCATTTTTCCCAATTCCCTCCTGCCCACTGCCCTCGGTGCCGTCGCAAATTCCGGCCTGTAAGGCCATTAACAGCTATCTGGCCAACATGCAGCTCTTGGGGCAGCGCACCGCTGAATTTCACATTGCCCTGGCGGTTGATGTCGACACGCCATCCTTTGCCCCAGAACCATTTACCTCGCTTTACCAGCGATCGATCTACCAGCACAGCCGCAACCTAACTGGGCAGGTGTTTCTGCTGTTAAAAAATCGTCTGGGTGCGTTTCCCCCCGAGACGCGATCGCTGGCGACGGCGGTGTTAGACCAGCAAGAGGCCTGCTTGCAGCGATTTCAGCTCGTGCTCAACCAAAAAATTACGGCGCGACGCATTCGCTGCCACGGCGATTACCATCTGGGGCAGGTGCTCTACACCGGCAAAGACTTTTTTATCATCGACTTGGAGGGTGACCCCGCCCGCAGTCTCAACGAGCGCCGCATGAAGCGATCGCCCCTGCGCGATGTGGCGGGCATGCTGCAATCGTTTTACTACGCGCTTCACACAGCCCTAGATAGCGAAATGGAAGCCGGCATGAGCCAGCCTGAGCAGCGGCAGCAAATGCAGCAATGGGCCGAGTTTTGGTATCGCTGGGTCAGCACCACCTTTATTCAGGCCTATCTGTTCACCGCTACCCGCGACAGCTTTCTGCCCCAGAGTCAGCAGGAGCTAGAGGTACTGCTGAACAACTACATGATCGAGCGTGCCATTCACGACCTGGGCCGCAAGCTCAACAATCAGTCTTCAAAGGTCACGATTCCGCTGCGCCGCATTCTTCAGCTTTTGGAGGAAAACGCGCCTAGCGATTGA
- the rcbX gene encoding RuBisCO chaperone RbcX — protein MDLKQSAKDTAKVLTSYLTFQAVKTVLNQLKETNPARAYWLNGFSTKEALQDGEAYLSALLAESPDLAIRVMTVRQHIAEGICEFLPEMVVTSIQQANMEHRRQHLEHITQLGDAEHAVEAELSVEADVPRESTADADNSPE, from the coding sequence ATGGACCTTAAGCAATCGGCTAAAGACACCGCCAAGGTGCTCACTAGCTACCTGACGTTTCAGGCCGTGAAAACGGTGCTGAATCAGCTAAAGGAAACCAACCCTGCCCGCGCCTACTGGCTCAATGGGTTTTCGACGAAAGAAGCGCTTCAGGATGGCGAAGCCTACCTGAGTGCTCTACTCGCCGAAAGCCCAGACCTGGCCATTCGAGTGATGACTGTCCGGCAGCATATTGCAGAGGGTATCTGCGAATTTTTGCCTGAGATGGTGGTCACCAGTATCCAGCAGGCCAATATGGAACACCGCCGCCAACACCTGGAGCACATTACTCAGTTGGGAGATGCTGAACACGCTGTAGAGGCTGAACTGTCTGTAGAAGCTGACGTTCCGCGAGAATCTACTGCTGACGCTGACAACTCCCCGGAGTAG